A single genomic interval of Anaerolineales bacterium harbors:
- a CDS encoding DNA-directed RNA polymerase subunit beta, with the protein MAPTGQKWYARTRDTFPLPTLIGVQLESFEWLMREGLAELFDEISPIESYNGGMKLFFPGKSREAREFKLKFWFEDPKHDIEECVERDLTFAAPMYVSVLLAGPEVSEPIKQDLFLGDFPLMTEKGTFIINGTERVVVSQLIRSPGVYFEAPEDRATGRRLASAKLIPDRGAWMEFETRKSDYITLKFNRKRTVPVSILLRAMSAVDDGLDVSPLTDGSDEELIGIFSAVDNKPDHPYIATTIRQEPTWEIKHGRTLGQEALIEFYRRMRPGDPPTLDNAREYLRDQLFDQRRYDLERVGRYKLNQKLDLQEIVPLAHRRVTTWDVVRLVMRLIQINNNQVNPDDIDHLGNRRVKTVGELIQGKLRVGLRRMERVILERMSIRDQEQLSPVSLVNIRPVVAAIREFFGSSQLSQFMDQTNPLAELRHKRTLSALGPGGLRRERAGFDVRDVHHSHYGRICPIETPEGPNIGLIGRLASYAKVNRFGFIETPYRKVHRELDAGDASLIGRTIRGQIVDPKSGNVIAEDSQVVTPQMVKGLSKLGRPVPIEPFVSGETAYLSADEEDKWVIAQANAPLNENSEFVRQRASCRHHGEFLFVSPPEIDYMDVAPRQIVGVSASLIPFLEHDDANRALMGSNMQTQAVPLVRPEVPLVSTGMERQAALDSGQVAVSDVTGEVESVTGSEVVVRVGRERRSFKLRKYNRSNQSTCIDQRPAVIKGQRVRPGDVIADSSSTAGGELALGQNVLCAFLSWEGGNYEDAILISERLVQEDRFTSVHIEKHEVEARDTKLGPEEITYDIPNVGDEALRDLSEDGIIRVGAEVGPNDILVGKITPKGEKELTPEEKLLRAIFGEKAREVKDTSLRMPHGERGKVVAVKVFTREEHRDLPPGVEKMVRVSVAQKRKATEGDKMAGRHGNKGVISRVVPVEDMPYLEDGTPIDLILNPLGVPGRMNIGQILEAHLGWAADRLGFRAVTPVFDGADEEEIEAELARAWLVDRAWDEVGDRAWDWVKSAGYYQEEAFRDEDEVRRLYLEHWLADRGFDPEQIAIDPNYARRAATRQWLRERGFNPEMALLFEDEDIRGEERTRRDQAGVEACLRIWIQDNGGEDPGQVEPEVLRERSLAVMAETGVPAPVLGKQRLYDGKTGEAYDQPVTVGKVLMMKLHHLVEDKVHARSTGPYSLVTQQPLGGKAQFGGQRFGEMEVWALEAYGAAHILQEMLTVKSDDVQGRVKTYEAIVKGEPIEEPGIPASFRVLVKELQSLGLSVEAITDSGEVMKFGKEEERARPPRLGLGLLDMESRGGRL; encoded by the coding sequence ATCGGTGTCCAGCTGGAATCCTTCGAGTGGCTGATGCGAGAAGGCCTGGCGGAGCTCTTCGACGAGATCTCCCCGATCGAGTCCTACAACGGCGGCATGAAGCTGTTCTTCCCGGGAAAGTCGCGCGAGGCGCGTGAATTCAAGCTCAAGTTCTGGTTCGAAGATCCCAAGCACGACATCGAAGAATGCGTCGAGCGCGACCTGACCTTCGCCGCGCCGATGTACGTTTCCGTGCTGCTTGCCGGCCCCGAGGTTTCAGAGCCGATCAAGCAGGACCTGTTCCTCGGCGATTTCCCATTGATGACCGAGAAGGGGACCTTCATCATCAATGGCACCGAGCGGGTTGTAGTCTCTCAATTGATCCGCTCGCCCGGTGTCTACTTCGAGGCACCGGAAGACCGCGCCACCGGACGTCGGCTGGCGTCAGCCAAGCTGATCCCCGACCGCGGCGCCTGGATGGAGTTCGAAACCCGCAAGAGCGACTACATCACGCTCAAGTTCAACCGCAAGCGCACGGTGCCGGTATCGATCCTGCTGCGGGCGATGTCGGCGGTCGACGATGGGCTGGACGTTTCGCCCCTCACCGACGGCAGCGACGAGGAGCTGATCGGCATCTTCTCGGCTGTGGACAACAAGCCGGACCATCCGTACATCGCCACCACCATTCGCCAGGAGCCTACCTGGGAGATCAAGCACGGGCGCACCCTGGGGCAGGAGGCGCTGATCGAGTTCTATCGGCGCATGCGCCCCGGCGATCCGCCGACGCTTGACAACGCCCGGGAATACCTGCGCGACCAGCTGTTCGACCAGCGGCGCTATGACCTGGAGCGCGTTGGGCGCTACAAGCTGAACCAGAAGCTCGACCTTCAGGAAATCGTGCCCCTGGCACACCGAAGGGTCACGACCTGGGACGTCGTCCGCCTGGTCATGCGCCTGATCCAGATCAACAACAACCAGGTCAACCCCGATGATATCGATCACCTTGGCAACCGCCGGGTGAAGACGGTGGGCGAGTTGATCCAGGGCAAGCTTCGGGTTGGCCTGAGGCGCATGGAGCGCGTGATCTTGGAGCGGATGTCCATCCGCGACCAGGAGCAGCTCTCGCCGGTTTCGCTGGTCAATATCCGTCCCGTCGTGGCGGCCATCCGCGAGTTCTTCGGCTCCAGCCAGCTCTCTCAGTTCATGGACCAGACCAACCCGCTGGCCGAGCTCAGGCACAAACGCACACTGTCGGCCCTCGGCCCGGGCGGGCTGCGCCGCGAACGGGCGGGGTTCGATGTGCGCGACGTCCACCACTCGCACTATGGCCGCATCTGCCCGATCGAGACACCGGAAGGTCCGAACATCGGCCTGATTGGACGCCTGGCTTCCTATGCCAAGGTCAACCGCTTCGGCTTCATCGAGACCCCTTACCGCAAGGTCCACCGTGAGCTCGATGCGGGTGACGCAAGTCTGATCGGACGGACGATCCGAGGGCAGATCGTCGACCCCAAGAGTGGCAATGTCATCGCGGAAGACAGCCAGGTGGTCACGCCGCAGATGGTCAAGGGTCTGAGCAAGCTCGGGCGGCCCGTGCCCATCGAGCCTTTCGTTTCGGGCGAGACAGCCTATCTATCCGCGGATGAGGAAGACAAGTGGGTGATTGCCCAGGCCAACGCTCCCTTGAATGAGAACAGCGAGTTCGTCCGCCAGCGGGCCTCTTGTCGGCATCACGGCGAGTTCCTGTTCGTCTCACCGCCCGAGATCGACTACATGGATGTCGCCCCTCGCCAGATTGTCGGCGTGAGCGCCTCCCTGATCCCCTTCCTCGAGCATGACGATGCCAACCGCGCCCTGATGGGCTCGAACATGCAGACCCAGGCCGTCCCGCTGGTCCGGCCGGAGGTGCCTTTGGTTTCCACGGGCATGGAGCGGCAAGCGGCGCTGGACTCGGGACAGGTGGCTGTCTCCGACGTCACCGGCGAAGTCGAGTCGGTGACGGGGAGCGAGGTCGTCGTGCGTGTCGGCCGCGAGCGCCGGTCGTTCAAACTGCGCAAGTACAACCGCTCCAACCAGAGCACATGCATCGACCAGCGGCCGGCTGTCATCAAGGGGCAGCGCGTTCGGCCGGGCGATGTCATCGCCGATTCCTCGTCCACCGCCGGTGGCGAGCTTGCGCTCGGCCAGAATGTGCTCTGCGCCTTCCTCTCCTGGGAGGGCGGCAACTACGAGGATGCGATCCTGATTTCGGAGCGACTGGTCCAGGAGGACCGGTTTACCAGCGTTCACATTGAGAAGCATGAGGTCGAGGCCCGGGATACCAAGCTCGGCCCGGAGGAGATCACCTACGACATCCCGAATGTCGGCGACGAGGCGTTGCGCGACCTGAGCGAGGACGGCATCATCCGCGTTGGCGCTGAGGTTGGTCCGAACGACATCCTCGTGGGCAAGATCACCCCCAAGGGCGAAAAGGAGCTCACCCCGGAAGAGAAACTTCTGCGGGCGATTTTCGGCGAGAAGGCGCGCGAGGTGAAGGACACCTCCCTACGGATGCCTCACGGTGAACGCGGCAAGGTAGTCGCCGTCAAGGTATTCACCCGCGAGGAGCACCGCGACCTTCCGCCTGGCGTCGAGAAGATGGTGCGGGTGTCGGTGGCGCAGAAGCGCAAGGCCACAGAGGGCGACAAGATGGCCGGGCGCCACGGCAACAAGGGTGTGATCTCGCGCGTCGTCCCGGTCGAAGACATGCCCTATCTCGAAGACGGGACCCCCATCGACCTGATCCTGAACCCGCTGGGCGTGCCAGGCCGAATGAATATCGGCCAGATTTTGGAGGCGCACCTTGGCTGGGCGGCCGACCGCCTCGGCTTCCGCGCCGTCACCCCGGTCTTCGACGGTGCCGACGAAGAGGAGATCGAGGCTGAGCTCGCCCGCGCCTGGTTGGTCGATCGAGCCTGGGACGAGGTTGGCGACCGGGCCTGGGACTGGGTGAAATCGGCTGGATACTATCAGGAAGAGGCCTTCCGCGACGAAGATGAGGTGCGGCGGCTGTACCTGGAACACTGGCTCGCCGACCGTGGTTTCGACCCAGAGCAGATCGCCATCGATCCCAACTACGCCCGCCGGGCGGCGACACGTCAGTGGCTGCGGGAACGCGGCTTCAACCCTGAAATGGCTTTACTGTTCGAGGACGAGGACATTCGGGGCGAGGAGCGCACTCGCCGCGACCAGGCAGGCGTCGAAGCCTGCCTGAGAATCTGGATACAGGACAACGGCGGCGAGGATCCCGGACAGGTCGAGCCTGAGGTGCTGCGCGAGCGCAGCCTGGCGGTGATGGCGGAAACCGGGGTTCCGGCGCCGGTCCTGGGCAAGCAGCGGCTGTATGACGGCAAGACCGGTGAGGCCTACGACCAGCCGGTCACCGTTGGGAAAGTGCTGATGATGAAGCTGCACCATCTGGTCGAGGACAAGGTCCACGCCCGCTCAACCGGACCGTACTCGCTGGTGACCCAGCAGCCGCTCGGGGGCAAGGCACAGTTCGGCGGTCAGCGCTTCGGTGAGATGGAAGTCTGGGCGCTGGAGGCCTACGGCGCAGCCCATATCCTACAGGAGATGCTGACGGTCAAGTCAGACGATGTTCAAGGCCGGGTGAAGACCTATGAGGCGATCGTCAAGGGCGAGCCCATTGAGGAGCCAGGGATTCCCGCTTCGTTCCGGGTGCTGGTCAAGGAGCTGCAGAGCTTGGGCTTGTCTGTCGAGGCCATCACGGACAGCGGTGAGGTGATGAAGTTCGGCAAGGAGGAAGAGCGGGCACGGCCGCCGCGCCTCGGCCTGGGCCTGTTGGACATGGAATCGCGCGGCGGCAGGTTGTAG